ACTAATATATTTAGAAATAGACACGTGCAGGTAGATTATTACCATGCCAATAATAACCAGATGTGTCTAACAAAATTTATGTATCATAAAATTGATTGCTGTTCCTAGGATATAGCCGTTTCTCTTCTGGATAATCGTTTACATTTTACTGGTCTTAAGTGCCGTTAACATCCTGTCTAGGAATTTTTCTTCATTAATGGCACCAGATACCTCTTGATTAGCTATGAACTATTTCTcgacttaaaaaaatattgcaaatgTTAGGACGAACTATATTCTGGATGAAACTGTAATAACGACCAAACACCGGGTTGACAATATGTTTCAGTTCAATAACATAGTTTTCCTCCAGACATTTGGCAATCCAAGTTCCATATGAGACTTGGCTATTCATGACGGGTAACAATTCCCTTGCAAAGGCCTTCGGCTTATCTTTCGAATACGACATGATTACCTGAACTTTTTGATCATGTATGTTTTTCTTTGTTGATAGTTATATACCGGCTTTTCCAAAACTATTTCATATTTCGCGGTTTATTTGATATTCAGGTTTAAGTCCCATGACGGATGTGGAAGGTTATTTAttaagttataaaaaaaatctgacagACAGAGTTACTATATATACGTGTGATATGGGACCATTCAACGATAAGATATCCACCGTTTTATAATGCCTGCACACCCTCTGGTTTTAAATCACTGCACATTTATATAGATTACTCTTTCTTTCTCCTTAACGGCCTTATTTTCGCAGTAAACTTTCGTTTGTCTTTGTGTATGTCAAGAGGCCCTATTACCAACCCGTTAGGTGAATGGTCTCTCCGGATATCAGTACTTCTGGACGTAATTCTATTCTAATCTTTTAACTCCAGTTTCAAATCATACTTCTATAATTCTGTTCAATCCCGTAAGAGGTTTATCAATCACTTTTGTGGAGTTACCGTGTGACCTATTGGGATACATTATAACTACATTAAGATGGTGACGATGTGATATACTATTTCCACACTGAAAGCCGGTGAATTTGACACTGTTTTATGTTGAATGATCATGCTATCGACACTGAGCATCGTGCAGTTGTTTTCTGCTAATGGCCAAAAGTAGGCGGcgacaaaaaaaaatctcaaaatatgttaaaagaTGTCAAATTGTAGATGGGGTGgggtaaaatatgaaattttaatattgaatttcaaaagaACGTGAAGCACATTGTATATTCTGGAACCTGTCACTGTCAAAAGAATTAAAACGTGACAAGGGGTGTTACGATAAACCTCGGGAATTAAGGTTGATAGAGATTATATCATAAAAACAACTGGGAACTTTGCGAATAAACGAGGCAATAATAttcacaaatatacatatttgcATGGAGACCCCTAAAGCATACAATGTAAATCAGACATGGTGCTCCAACAGAGTAagtctgcttcatcgacgacacccgtcagtTAAGTCTAGTTGCAATCCGGGTTAAGTTGCAATCTGAAAAGTACCGACAAGCATCAAACACGCCTTACTTTATATCGCATAAGGAAATAATGTATTTCCAATTCTACcacgtttgctatgcaacgccagttttgatttgtttaaaacCGTGTATTATTTGCCAGTAATACActctcgtgtcaataatacacacTCGTGAGTCGCGGCTGTTACACAATCTTTCTCCTCCAAAAGTGTGcatttgtaaataaacatgGCGGGGCAAAAACATTTAAACGTCGGAGACCGTGTATTTTACAATGGAGAAATTTGCcagattgttaatttctatcCTCCCAGAGCAGACTTTGCTAAACAATATTTTGTAAGGTCAATTTCCACAGGCAACCTTTGGAGagcatttctacatgaattgCTGGCCGAAATCCCCGAAAGTTCTCGTAACGTTGCCGTCAACTGGCTTGGAATTGACGTCAGcgtttgaatattcattagcaCGTGCGCTTTTTCGTTTCTTGtgaattgtaacagccatgtAGCGACACATTTCCCGGGGTTTCGTTGTCGTTGTTCTATTGGAAAGAGGAAGATCTCggaactaaacagtacatggtagcGTAGAAatataatcaactttgactcgtttattgttgcaggatatacaactcagACTCGGATATTTTACAATTATGATTAAcaactcaggcctgcggccttcgttattaatttaattgcaaaatgtcctcgtcctcgttgtatatcatgcagcaatacacgaatcatcgttaattatttcttaaataagaTCATGATGTGCAGCTCTCAAAACCTTTAGTTGTTAATGTCTCTTCATTAGTCGACATCTTTGACGGAAATCGTGACAATGAGAAATTAACAATTAGAGGAACAACTTAGTTGTAAGATTCTTTGTTGAATACATTGTAAGAAGATCGAGAAAGGTTGCTGATGTTGAATAGTCCGTAGTGACCTTGATTTCAAGTTCTTCATGGTATATCTAATCGACATGgtcaatacatttttgtttttgtatttaaagGAAACACGTCGTCCATATATCTATAGGTGACCAACAGAAGGATATAGTTCATTTCCACTGGTATGACATTAGCCTGTCGGAAGATTTGGTCACCCAACTCAACAAAGGCGTTGTCGATCAGTTATTTATGCGTGTTTCAAAACTTATTCTGCTTCAGATGTATTGGATGCTGGGTTGATTACGTCACAAGATAATTTATTCTGTCTGAAAATCATTAGTCCTTTGGCTAGTGCTTTTCAAACGTGCTTAAATATGAATAAACAAAACCACATAGGTTTACATGGTCTTTGAATTGAACGTCCAATCAATTCCTGTATGGATATTCGAAGTACCCATCGGCTTCTACTGCACTTGCCATACATAAAGGTCACCGTTGTAACCCATTTCTCATCTAGTGTCTACACTCACTGTATTATAATGGGATCAGGCGGAGGGTTATACAAGGATGGTGACGTGGTCAGATTATGATATTTCGGTGTGATGACACTGTATAAAATCTCCCTTTAGCCCAATCACCGTGAACATCGTATTTGGTTTTATCACAATATATGTCTAGGTATCTAGAATATTACTATGTATCATGTTAGGCTCGTGAGAATAATTTTTGGTTGACAAACTAATGCGTTGAATcttatacttacagtgtaaccaacaggAACAGCGTACCACAAAGATGAATGATAATCGTGATGTTGTCTCTGTTGTAAATGTACCATTCCTAGAttatagtacaatgtatatccctGATTCTCGAACaagtaatatataatttatttgatatCCAAGCGCTTATTCACTATATCAGTGATATAATTCGTCCGCCTTATTTGAGAGGTAATAGTTTATAGTACTGAAGTTTTATggtcaaaataataatatttttgagaagtattgtaaacaattatTTTGATGCAAGTTTTAGAGCGCAGTTGATTGTAAACATACTAGGATTGGTACACCCATAATGCACTAATATGAATTGATAAAAGTTTACAATTTGACATtgaaaaatgtgatttaatTACAATACATTTGCATGTAATCTCCAGTTAAGCTaggatatacatatgtactgaTGCATTATTTTGCACACATTTGAAGTATCAGGTCTCTTTTGACGTGGTTCCAACAATGAACTTATTTGTTTACTAATGAATTATGCGACAGGTGTTCAGAAGCAGATGTTGTGGTAGAGAACacattaaataatgtaatgcACATGTGATACGGCTAGAAACGGTGTGGGGTGGTGGTAAGGAGGAAATATATATGCATGGTAGTTTATGTCAGTGTTAATGATTTAATTGAGGCTTTGGTGTTCATTATCATATTCAAAACTAAACAACACGAAACTCAAACAACCAagtttttcattattttccttCCTTAGAATTCACCACAAAACATCACATTTGTGATAAACACAGGATCAATGTGTGAACGACATATTTGTCGCGCGTTATGTTGCAACACAACTGAAGTAATAAGTATGTACAATCAataaatacaacacacacattCAAAAATTATTATACACACAATCACACACAATCACACATACTCACACACATAatcacacactcacacatactCATATACATAATCACACACAGtaaattaaaatcttttttttttcgaatgGTGCAAATACTCTTTTTTATGTTTCATTTAGTTGTTTTTAATAAATGCATTCATTAATAACATAACCAATTAGATTAACGTAGCGATACGTGCAAATaggtgtctatatatatatacaaggatGTTAATACACTGTATTTATGTTCCTGATgaaaggtatacatgtataattatgttaacGCATGGTAGTATGCTTCCAGAATGTCGCATTTTGTAGTCATTTGCATGTGTAGGAACTATACCTATAAACATAGGATTTTTCGGTTAACAAAGATATCGGAATATGTTTGACTACCTCCTGTGTCATGGTCAGTACTGGCCTAGTAAAAAAAAAGGCTGGACAATCCTACTCTCGATCTCCATTCCACCATACATGCAGATTCAATCAAACATTTTGTCaatacataatttgttttgaatggATATATACTAATCTTTTAAACACACTCTATTACAAACGGTTATATTCTCGATAAACAGTTTGGTGCCACCGGtgaattataaatatacattgatatctAGCAGCCCGAACAGTATTAAATACATAAGCCTTTGGTATGCGCACTTAACTTACGTATGCATTACTTATAAACAGCTCACGGTGGTCAGGTGAACTTTGTCTTCTGCTGTAAAAGGATTTGGATGACTACGATATCAAATTGAACCTGTCGATTATTATTCCTTGGTTTTGTCTAGCAATGCGTACATTTTGGAAAGCATTATATTTTCCATGTGGACAAGACTAATCTGAAGCTGTAGGTAAGATGAACGTTGTTATTAAATGCTAAATATAATGGCCATTTATATCATACAGTATCTATCACAATCTGTTTATTATAGAGAAAGCGAGCTAACTTTTGTTTTAGACTTGTATCCATGTtgtgtaaacattttatatcgGACTGTTTGTTGTGGAACATCAGACGTCTCATACGCGTTTTACTTTTTACAGGTCACATACACAGCTATGCACGCAAAATTCCTCTCTCCATTCTGTGACGGTGGATAGCTTTAATTTGCCTTGCTTGTTTTGAAAGATTGCatcaccatgtctggtgatgTTCATAAGGTGTTACCAAAGCTTGGAGACAAACGTCTAGCATTGACAGGAAAAAAGTCACATCGTATCCGCAAATTAACATCGATTGTGAATGAAAAACTAAAAAGGAAATATAAACGGTATGAAAAAGTGGTTGATAAAGATGCTAAAAGCTTAGAATACAGGTCATGGCAAAATACCATGCCTATTAAAGACACAATGCTACGCATCAGAGGCGCACAGAAATGCCTGAAGAAACGGCGGGAATCTGTACTTCTGGAGGACGATCCCGAAAACAAAAAGTTCGGTATCTACGATGGCGTTTCTTTGGATGCcatgaaatatgaaatagaCAAAATCCATATGGAAGCTCATCCAAGGGTCAGACGTCTTCGGAAGGTCGAACGACTTTTAGAGAGCGGCAAACATGATGGTCGTCTCGCCAATTATGATGATATAAAACATGCCTTAGATGCGATCATACAAAGACCATCATTTATGCGTAAAAACGAGACATCCCTGACCATGGGTTTAAATGGTTTCCATGACTATATGCGGCCCGTAAGTGCCCATTCCTCTCCAGACGATTTCCCCGTTAACAAGAGGTCCCGTGATGCGCAATTGCGGCTTCCACCCATCGTTGCGAGCCGTGAAAACTCGAACCTCGGGGCAGGCTTTGACCGGATCAAGTCTATGTCACTACCGACCCTGTTTGGCGACGGGAGGGCTAATACATTTTCATACGACGCCGCCAAGTTTAAACGGAAATTCAGTAGTTTTCGTAATTACTGACCTGCCTTGTAATCGTACATGTAAACACATGTTTAGTATTAGGTTACCCGTGCATACAAACAGCTGAACATGAGGAAAATGTCCTGTTAATCAAACACATTCGAACAAGCCCGAAGACACCATTCAAAATGTGACGGTTACATTAGTGATGGatggacaaaaaaaaaaaaaaaaaacaacatgtaacGATATTTCTCAAAATATCGATACCCTAGAATTCAAAGGAGATCAAATAAGAAGCGTGTCAATTATACACCGTAATGCTGTCCGACAGTACGAAGTAGTATGACTTCTCCGCAATAAGACATTTCAGTTCTAAAGAGCTCATCGATTACTTTCCCGCCAATATCTGCGCAAATACGTTGTATTGGACTATGTGTCgctgataatgtaaatatccttacattttgtatatgtaccAAAAAGTATATTTTTGCGCCTGAATTATTGTTTTCACAAATGTAAGTCCTTGAAACGACCATTGTGTTCTAATATATCTACTTTGTCAATGAGCTTGtaattttaacataatttgacatgtacttgtatatatattctttaaaacgttaacataaacattgtatattctCTGGATTTATGATATATTCAAGTTCTTGTTATATATTCTTAACTACCACACAGCCATACAATATGACTATTTATTTCAGTTAAGACCAATACTGGACTGGTCATCGTTATGTATGACAGTGATGACTAGTCTTGTTCTGTTTAATTCTGTACTCATATTGTTTATGATTATGCCGATATTCGTTATGTTTATGCCATTATTGATACTAGTTATGTTAAcgtaaattttacatttatattgatataaatgtcgGTACTCCTTATGTATACATACTGTAATGCCGATAATCATAATACTTTTATGAAAGTCGATATGTTTAAACCGTTATATCTACCATGATATGAGTACACATTAAACTTATATTGCTTCCTGTTATTATCATGTTAATACAATGTTGGTTCCCATAATTATCGTGTTAATACAATGTTGGTTCCCATTATTATCATGTTAATACAATGTTGGTTCCAATTATTATCATGTTAGTACAATGTTGGTTCCAATTATTATCATGTTAATACAATGTTGGTTCCCATAATTATCGTGTTAATACAATGTTGGTTCCCATAATTATCGTGTTAATACAATGTTGGTTCCAATTATTATCATGTTAATACAATGTTCGTTCCCATTATTATCATGTTAATACAATGTTGGTTCCCATTATTATCATGTTAATACAATGTTGGTTCCCATAATTATCGTGTTAATACAATGTTGGTTCCAATTATTATCATGTTATTACAATGTTGGTTCCCATTATTATCATGTTAATACAATGTTGGTTCCCATAATTATCATGTTAATACAATGTTGGTTCCAATTATTATCATGTTAATACAATGTTGGTTCCCATTATTATCATGTTAATACAATGTTGGTTCCCATTATTATCGTGTTATTACAATGTTGGTTCCCATTATTATGGTGTTAATACAATGTTGGTTCCAATTATTATCGTGTTAATACAATTTTGGTTTCCATTATTATCATGTTAATACAATGTTGGTTCCCATTATTATCATGTTAATACAATGTTGGTTCCCATTATTATCATGTTAATACAATGTTGGTTCCTATTATTATCATGTTAATACATTGTTGGTTCCAATTATTATCGTGTTAATACAATGTTGGTTCCCATTGTTATCATGTTAATACAATGTTGGTTCCCATTATTATCGTGCTAATACAATGTTGGTTCCCATTATTATCATGTTAATACAATGTTGGTTCCCATTATCATTGTGTTAATACACTGTTGGTTCCCATAATTATCATGTTAATACAATGTTGGTTCCCATTGTTATCATGTTAATACAATGTTGGTTCCCATAATTATCGTGTTAATACAATGTTGGTTCCCATTATTATCGTGTTAATACAATGTTGGTTCCCATTATTATCGTGCTAATACAATGTTGGTTCCCATTATTATCATGTTAATACAATGTTGGTTCCCATTATCATTGTGTTAATACACTGTTGGTTCCCATAATTATCATGTTAATACAATGTTGGTTCCCATTGTTATCATGTTAATACAATGTTGGTTCCCATAATTATCGTGTTAATACAATGTTGGTTCCCATTATTATCATGTTAATACAATGTTGGTTCCCATTATTATCGTGTTAATACAATGTTGGTTCCCATTATCATCGTATTAATACAATGTTGGTTCCCATAATTATCATGTTAATACAATGTTGGTACCCATTGTTATCATGTTAATACAATGTTGATTCCCATTGTTATCATGTTAATACAATGTTGGTTCCCATTATTATCATGTTAATACAATGTTGGTTCCCATTGTTATCATGTTAATACAATGTTGGTTCCCATTATTATCATGTTAATACAATGTTGGTTCCCATTGTTATCATGTTAATACAATGTTGGTTCCCATTATTATCATGTTAATACAATGTTGGTTCCCATAATTATCGTGTTAATACAATGTTGGTTCCCATTATTATCGtgttaatacaatgtttgttTCCATTGTTATCTTGTTAATACAATGTTGGTTCCCATTGTTATCATGTTAATACAATGTTGGTTCccataattatcatattaataCAATGTTGATACCCATTGTTATCATGTTAATACAATGTTGATTCCCATTATTATCATGTTAATACAATGCTGGTTCCCATTATTATCATGGTAATACAATGTTGGTTCCCATTGTTATCGTGTTAATACAATGTTGGTTCCCATTATTATCGTGTTAATACAATGTTGGTTCCCATTGTTATCATGTTAATACAATGTTGGTTCCCATTATCATCGTGTTAATACAATGTTGGTTCCCATTATTATCATGTTAATACAATGTTGGTTCCCATTGTTATCATGTTAATACAATGTTGGTTCCCATTGTTATCATGTTAATACAATGTTGGTTCCCATTATTATCGTGTTAATACAATGTTGGTTCTCATAATTAtcatgttatacttatattaaAGTCTGTTCCATTGATGCTGATCAAAATAGCTATGCACTTTGTATTTATCTTGAAGTCGGTGCCCATTCTGACGACATCATTTATGTTCATCCTATCGAAGGGTATGTTTACGTCGTGGTGCCGGTAACATTTTCATGtttgtgtacatgttgttaAGTTTGCCAGCACTCAACTGATTTACCAATACtgaacaataatataacaacaTCCACAAAATAAGTATTACTAGGTTCTTTATAAGGTGATGGCGATCTTGTGTGTTTTAACCCATTATCTCAATGCCAGTGACAAACAGGTTTTCGGGATGATGGTAAATAAAAGGAATGTGTTCGGTTAGATGGATGAAATACCATAACTGAGTGTGTTGATCATGGTTATATCAGAACCATTCCTTTATAGGATAGTATATTGGATACAAAATAGTGTGCCTAAGGTACAAACGATCTGGAATACATACCCTATGATCGAACTGCTTGCTGATTTTATTTTCTCAAAGAAAATATTTAGGGGATATAACTTGTCGGAAAACCAGATATAATTCTTAAGGCATTATACATTTTATGAGTGTAACTAATTGGCTGGATTTTAAATTGTATTGTAGTTCATATCTTCATTAGAAGATAgtctgtataatataaatattattcaCATTGCAATTTCTCGACATCGGAACAAATCAAGATTTATTTTAGGATCTGCCGTTAAatataaaagtgtttttaaattaaattcttAGTATTAACCGTTATCAAATCTTACGTCATTATTCCAACTGTAAGAAGCACACTTAAAAACATGTATCTGTAATCATTATCATATTGTATGTacacagtacaactacgacaggaaatcaagacaattacattgtatatacagtttCTGTATAATCTACCATAAGCTCTGGCTTGaaagagtacatttttgtaggggccgcggtggccgagtggttaaggtgtaccgacactttatcactagccctccaccactgggttgcgagttcgaaacctacgttgggcagttgccaggtactgaccgtaggccggtggtttttctccgggtactccggctttcctccacctctaaaacctggcacgtccttaaatgaccctggatgttaaaaggacgttaaacaaaaacaaaccaaaagtacatttttgtatatttgtagtTCACTCGCAGTTTTTgtcaaaatgttaatttaacCATTTTTACgttttattatgttatttttatagCACCTTACATTTGTGAAACTTGTGACTTTGATAATTCAAAGGTACATAAACAATCTGCTTAATGTGTATTAtcagtaaatatataatttcttatataatattttgtttacactACGTAAATGTAATCAACATTAATGCAAAGATAAGaaaataacatacacatattaaGCTTTTAATTACTAATTGTATCTTaaattgtttggtattaatgcTGTTGTTTGTCAGATTGACATGCTGACGTACACGTATACTTACCTTAGAAATATACTTGGCATTAATAAGGAATCCCCTGATACACAGTCCTCGTAATCTATATGAGCGTTAATCGTCAGGAGGTAAAACGGCTGAAGTGTTCTACTTACAACAGATTAGGATTAATGCTAATGTTATTATTCTGTGatcatttaaatacaaattatatatcacagGATTATATTTACAGGTGAGATATTTTTGGATATTACTATTTCTGTTTCATTAAAAACTGTTATGATATTAATAACTAAAATAAGATTTGATTTGAATTTATATTGGGGACATATCTGTAAGGCGTACAAGTGCTTATCATAAATGGTTCTTAATGTAAACTTTTGAATATACGTCACATTAAACATGGACTCGCACATTTTACCCCGAACACCACTGAAGGGAATTGAAGGACGGTTACAGTTTCACATCATTGTAAGGCATATCACAACATTCATATTCCAATGTTTATTTCCTGTTTTGTTAAGGTTTAACAAGGATGTCATATTTACCAATGATACATTTTCGTCTTTTTTTTCCCTAGGGAAATACGAGGTATCTAATTATTATCACAATCTGTCTTGATATTGGTTAATGATAACATAACCAGTGTACTGGTGTTTTATATCGTACTCGGTGATCGTTCAATCAAACCTCTTTTTATTAcaatgtgaaaaaatatcacaaaacagGTTAAGTTTGTATTAGTGTTCGGTTACCATGGGTATTTGCATCTAACATAGCATTCTTGTTCTTATGACGAATACATGTTACTATTcacgaaaaaaaaagaaaaaggaaagaaatttcgtgaaaataaacacaaatcATGGATTTGATTTTAACACATTCATCAATATATTCCAGCATTATAATATTCATCGGATTTTCGTGACATTAAAAATACACCTAATACAGTGACGTGAGACAAAATGAGATGAGTTATGTGAGAGTTATGACGTGACATATTTCTGTTTAGTTTGGAAAGGTTAGATAGTGACAAGGCAGAGCAAATGGAAATATGAAGTAGCATGATCACATTATTGTTCAATATTTATGATTGATGAGAGCTAGGTACCATAATTCACAACAGGATTCTCTCCACCTATGACATACACAAATTATCAACGGTGTCCATAATGCTTTATACGCCACTGGTCATCCACCCATGAGTTTCGGGGCCAGGCAtgggtacatacatgtaattcagaTGTTCAAAATTAAGACAGTAATAAAACGAAGAATTGGTTTAATATTGCAGTGCTTGtagaataaaatgaaatgcatgACTATAAACTATAATGGATAATTTATATAATCTTTCAACGGACTCGTTAAATACCCTTAGAATTTCCATTTTCTTTGGGAATTATATACGGTACATCTAACATATGATTTAAATGAGCAAGTAGTAAAATCTTAACTCGTTCGCCATAATATACTTGTCCTTACCTTATCATTCTACAATTgaagatacattatatacaactAATGTACAAACAATATGAtagatactacaggggataGGGCGACCGTAGGGAAACATGCTGACATAAAGGAACAGTCGAAGGATTTCCATATGTAGGAGGAACACCATACCCTTACTATATCAATCGATATCTTTATCTAACTGCATACCACTACATACTTGTCAGCTGGTACAGTGACCACTACATACTTGTGAGCTGGTACAATGTATCACTACATACTTGTCAGCTGGTACAGTGTACCACTACATACTTGTGAGCTGGTACAGTGACCACTACATACTTGTCAACTGGTACAGTGACCACTACATACTTGTCAGCTGGTACAGTGACCACTACATACTTGTCAGCTGGTACAGTGACCACTACATACATGTCAACTGGTACAGTGACCACTACATACTTGTCAGTGGGTACAGTGACCACTACATACTTGTGAGCTGGTACAGTGACCACTACATACTTGTCAGTTGGTACAGTGTACCACTACATACTTGTGAGCTGGTACAGTGACCACTACATACTTGTCAGTTGGTACAGTGTACCACTACATACTTGTGAGCTGGTACAGTGACcacagtatgtacagtgtaccACTACATACTTGTGAGCTGGTACAGTGTACCACTACATACTTGTCAGTTGGTACAGTGTACCACTACATACTTGTCAGTTGGTACAGTGTACCACTACATACTTGTCAGTTGGTACAGTGTACCACTACATACTTGTCAACTGGTACAGTGTACCACTACATACTTGTCAGTTGGTACAGTGTACCACTACATACTTGTCAGTTGGTACAGTGTACCACTACATACTTGTCAACTGGTACAGTGTACCACTACATACTTGTCAGTTGGTACAGTGTACCACTACATACTTGTCAGTTGGTACAGTGTACCACTACATACTTGTCAGTTGGTACAGTGACCACTACATTCTTGTGAGCTGGTACAGTGACCACTACATACTTGTCAGCTGGTACAGTGACCACTACATACTTGTGAGCTGGTACAGTGACCACTACATACTTGTCAGTTGGTACAGTGACCACTACATACTTGTCAACTGGTACAGTGACCACTACATACTTGTCAACTGGTACAGTGACCACTACATACTTGTCAACTGGTACAGTGACCACTACATACTTGTGAGCTGGTACAGTGTACCACTACATACTTGTCAGTTGGTACAGTGACCACTACATACTTGTCAACTGGTACAGTGACCACTACATACTTGTGAGCTGGTACAGTGACCACTACACACTTGTCAGCTGGTACAGTGTACCACTACATACTTGTCAACTGGTACAGTGTACCACTACATACTATACTATAATGAGTCTTCTTACTTGGATGGTACTTTTATTAAAGTATACGtgcatcatacatacatatagcatacataggtatacatctgtacatgtatcgGTACTGGCCTGTCCCGGGCGAAAGCCCAACCCAGGACTTAGTGTCCAGTCATGGCTCCCTGGAAACCGACTGTATAAAATAGTAACATCTAATCTTTTATAGTCCTAAGTCCTAGGTATGAGTATATATGATTGATTGATACATGATAATACGGAAGACGGCTGTCATATAGCCTGAGACAATAttagataaccatgtacaacatgtaccattaatatcagatcaactacgtcaacaggtaaacagagttggtgccaaagggcaaatgtgttatatagaaatacagatctaggaatatttttagatataaaatctgatatatatctttaactaaattttaaaataatttattatatttcaatacTTGTCAGTTGGTACAGTGACCACAACATACTTGTGAGCTGGTACAGTGTACCACTACATACTTGTCAGCT
This DNA window, taken from Pecten maximus chromosome 3, xPecMax1.1, whole genome shotgun sequence, encodes the following:
- the LOC117324233 gene encoding uncharacterized protein LOC117324233, producing MSGDVHKVLPKLGDKRLALTGKKSHRIRKLTSIVNEKLKRKYKRYEKVVDKDAKSLEYRSWQNTMPIKDTMLRIRGAQKCLKKRRESVLLEDDPENKKFGIYDGVSLDAMKYEIDKIHMEAHPRVRRLRKVERLLESGKHDGRLANYDDIKHALDAIIQRPSFMRKNETSLTMGLNGFHDYMRPVSAHSSPDDFPVNKRSRDAQLRLPPIVASRENSNLGAGFDRIKSMSLPTLFGDGRANTFSYDAAKFKRKFSSFRNY